From a single Candidatus Hydrogenedentota bacterium genomic region:
- a CDS encoding efflux transporter outer membrane subunit translates to MMRRVLPLMPFAIAVLFSGCTTVGPDYAAPGVPEPPVSDLLKAAGPEATAETGPVTAESLASWWETLEDPLLTELVKRSLDGNLDIRQAQSRVRMARHIAGIAQSGLYPRLDGGATYQRSRTSENLVPGPSELDKVQQVAGTISTALGAAQNWSLFTQDPAQALLNVPRQVASWPVQRDVDWESDFYRAGVDASWELDIFGGTRRGIEAAQADVEAAQESLKAVWVSLAGAVARNYVALRTYQARLQVAESNLSAQEETYELLESLYESGLRDALAVQQARYIMENTRALIPPMRSGIETAMNSLAVLTGAMPGDLHAQLSEVKPIPVASLKVVTGIPANALRQRPDIRMAERALAAQTARIGEAEAELYPKFFLTGSIGLESIKSATLFETDSGAWNIGPSVSWPIFHAGAIRKNIKVQTELQEQYLAAYENTVLTAVQEVREALVDYAEEQQRREALTRAVDAARNALEVAQDQYKNGLSDFNSVLDAQRSLLTYQEQLALSEGVISVNLVRLYKALGGGWGPMQDSATDLS, encoded by the coding sequence TTTGCGATTGCGGTTTTGTTTTCCGGATGCACAACCGTGGGGCCTGATTACGCCGCGCCCGGCGTTCCCGAGCCGCCGGTGTCGGATCTGCTCAAGGCCGCCGGCCCTGAGGCGACGGCCGAAACGGGGCCCGTCACGGCGGAATCGCTCGCGTCCTGGTGGGAAACCCTCGAGGATCCCCTGCTGACGGAGCTTGTGAAACGGTCCCTTGACGGCAATCTGGACATCCGGCAGGCCCAATCCCGCGTGCGCATGGCGCGGCACATCGCTGGTATCGCCCAGTCGGGCCTGTATCCCCGGCTTGACGGGGGGGCAACATACCAGCGAAGCCGGACCAGCGAGAATCTGGTTCCGGGGCCGTCTGAGCTTGACAAAGTGCAGCAGGTGGCCGGAACCATCTCGACGGCGCTTGGCGCGGCGCAGAACTGGTCGTTGTTTACCCAGGACCCGGCCCAGGCCCTGCTGAACGTGCCCCGGCAGGTTGCATCGTGGCCTGTCCAGCGGGATGTGGATTGGGAAAGTGATTTCTACCGCGCGGGTGTGGATGCGTCGTGGGAGCTCGACATTTTCGGGGGGACGCGCCGCGGCATCGAAGCGGCGCAGGCCGACGTCGAGGCCGCGCAGGAAAGCTTGAAGGCGGTCTGGGTGTCGCTTGCCGGGGCGGTTGCCCGGAACTACGTCGCGTTACGCACGTATCAGGCTCGCCTGCAAGTGGCCGAATCGAATCTGAGCGCGCAGGAAGAGACCTACGAACTGCTGGAATCGTTGTACGAATCGGGTCTGCGCGATGCGTTGGCCGTGCAGCAGGCGCGTTACATCATGGAAAACACCCGCGCGTTGATTCCCCCCATGCGCAGCGGCATCGAAACAGCGATGAACAGTCTGGCGGTGCTGACCGGCGCGATGCCCGGCGACCTGCATGCCCAATTGAGCGAGGTAAAGCCTATCCCGGTCGCGTCCCTCAAGGTGGTAACGGGCATTCCCGCAAACGCGCTGCGCCAGCGGCCCGATATCCGTATGGCGGAGCGCGCGTTGGCCGCACAGACGGCGCGGATTGGCGAAGCCGAGGCCGAACTGTATCCGAAGTTCTTTCTGACCGGTTCGATAGGGCTCGAGTCGATCAAGTCCGCAACCCTGTTTGAAACCGACAGCGGCGCGTGGAACATCGGCCCGAGCGTCTCGTGGCCAATCTTTCATGCGGGCGCCATTCGCAAGAACATCAAGGTACAGACCGAATTGCAGGAGCAGTACCTTGCCGCCTACGAAAACACCGTGCTGACCGCGGTGCAAGAAGTGCGCGAAGCTCTCGTGGACTACGCGGAGGAGCAACAGCGGCGCGAAGCGCTGACGAGGGCCGTCGACGCCGCCCGAAACGCGCTCGAGGTGGCCCAGGACCAGTACAAGAACGGCCTGAGCGATTTCAACAGCGTCCTGGACGCGCAACGGTCGCTGCTGACCTACCAGGAGCAGCTGGCTCTCAGTGAAGGCGTGATCTCGGTGAATCTCGTCCGCCTCTACAAAGCTCTCGGCGGCGGATGGGGCCCGATGCAGGATTCCGCCACAGACCTCTCATAA